The following are from one region of the Magallana gigas chromosome 6, xbMagGiga1.1, whole genome shotgun sequence genome:
- the LOC105326280 gene encoding centromere protein H, with amino-acid sequence MASAADEEIWIQEEIENQQIQINAGSVELGEISKKDLKDKVSHGLDDLFEQTMYKERVNLVRKRLERSEAIISELFNQPERGGGDVLFHTPEQAYLENLLERQCTLVSDIMRTLKDCTKYQEELDHVKKENRDILVENRQLLKELKEKQENTKKINDQETQSLCEELDQQLRMISITRAILQGLIVGSGVHWAENQQLQELVLKLGEVLQI; translated from the exons ATGGCATCGGCTGCAGATGAAGAGATTTGGATACAAGAAGAAATAGAAAACCAACAAATTCAGATCAATGCAG gCTCTGTGGAGTTGGGGGAGATTTCCAAGAAAGATTTAAAAGACAA AGTTTCCCATGGACTTGATGATTTGTTTGAGCAGACCATGTACAAGGAAAGAGTAAACCTGGTCAGAAAGAG acTGGAAAGGAGTGAGGCCATTATATCAGAGCTGTTCAATCAACCAGAAAGAGGGGGAGGGGATGTTCTATTCCATACACCAGAACAGGC GTATCTGGAAAACTTGTTGGAGAGACAGTGCACACTTGTGTCCGATATCATGAGAACTCTTAAG GATTGCACAAAATATCAAGAAGAACTTGACCATGTGAAGAAAGAAAACAGAg ATATATTGGTAGAAAACAGACAATTGCTCAAAGAATTAAAAGAGAAgcaagaaaatacaaaaaagatcAATGATCAAGAAACTCAGAG TCTGTGTGAGGAGTTGGACCAGCAGCTGAGGATGATTTCTATCACACGTGCTATTCTACAGGGACTGATCGTGGGCAGTGGAGTTCACTGGGCTGAGAACCAGCAGCTCCAAGAACTGGTGCTCAAGCTCGGGGAAGTCCTCCAaatataa
- the LOC105326281 gene encoding nuclear receptor 2C2-associated protein: MSGCLTNKDSGLRVSSVLRRAIKEFGPKHLVDEKEDTCWNSDQGSPQWIEVNLDSLSNIEEIQIRFQGGFAGKDCCIQMTDENNANHHIMDFYPEDVNSLQSFKLPKVTSLKIFKIIFNNSTDFFGRITIYELKVLGAPI; encoded by the exons ATGTCAGGCTGTTTAACTAACAAAGACTCCGGTTTAAG AGTGAGTTCAGTACTTAGGAGAGCAATCAAAGAGTTTGGACCAAAACATTTAGTTGATGAGAAAGAAGATACTTGCTGGAATTCAGATCAG GGATCTCCACAATGGATTGAGGTCAACTTGGACTCATTGTCTAACATCGAGGAAATTCAAATCCGATTCCAGGGTGGGTTTGCAGGGAAGGACTGCTGTATACAGATGACAGATGAAAATAATGCAAATCATCACATCATGGACTTCTATCCAGAGGATGTCAACTCTTTACAA AGCTTCAAACTACCCAAAGTTACATCCCTgaagatatttaaaataatatttaataatagtACAGATTTTTTTGGGAGAATAACAATATATGAATTAAAGGTTCTTGGTGCTccaatataa
- the LOC105326278 gene encoding UPF0235 protein C15orf40 homolog isoform X2 translates to MNTKVEKTKSDGDSFRSWMVSDAKDESKEAGLGKGARHDTQPVHQNKDGTVSVNILAKPGARQNAITDISEESVGVQISAPPVDGEANAELLKFMSKTLGVRKSDVVLGKGSKSRCKTLLIHGKGVEEVLTQIRTQMQNDQ, encoded by the exons ATGAATACGAAAGTAGAGAAGACGAAATCTGATGGTGATTCGTTTCGTTCTTGGATGGTATCGGATGCA AAAGATGAATCCAAAGAAGCTGGATTGGGTAAGGGAGCCAGGCATGACACACAACCAGTTCATCAGAACAAGGACGGTACAGTGTCGGTTAACATCTTAGCCAAGCCGGGAGCCAGGCAGAATGCAATCACTG ATATCTCGGAGGAAAGTGTGGGAGTCCAGATATCAGCGCCCCCTGTTGATGGTGAAGCAAATGCAGAACTACTAAAATTCATGTCGAAGACACTGGGAGTTAGAAAGTCTGATGTGGTATTAGGAAAG GGCTCAAAGTCTCGCTGTAAGACCCTGCTGATTCATGGGAAGGGTGTGGAGGAAGTTCTGACCCAAATAAGAACTCAGATGCAGAATGATCAGTGA
- the LOC105326278 gene encoding UPF0235 protein C15orf40 homolog isoform X1, with the protein MVIRFVLGWYRMQLSVNGAKFLPSFRLNIDKGSSWIQDLSYHTSNFMPKKKQKDESKEAGLGKGARHDTQPVHQNKDGTVSVNILAKPGARQNAITDISEESVGVQISAPPVDGEANAELLKFMSKTLGVRKSDVVLGKGSKSRCKTLLIHGKGVEEVLTQIRTQMQNDQ; encoded by the exons ATGGTGATTCGTTTCGTTCTTGGATGGTATCGGATGCAGTTAAGTGTTAATGGTGCAAAGTTTTTACCATCTTTCAGACTTAACATAGATAAGGGTAGTTCTTGGATTCAAGATCTTTCCTATCACACTTCAAACTTTATGCCGAAGAAAAAACAG AAAGATGAATCCAAAGAAGCTGGATTGGGTAAGGGAGCCAGGCATGACACACAACCAGTTCATCAGAACAAGGACGGTACAGTGTCGGTTAACATCTTAGCCAAGCCGGGAGCCAGGCAGAATGCAATCACTG ATATCTCGGAGGAAAGTGTGGGAGTCCAGATATCAGCGCCCCCTGTTGATGGTGAAGCAAATGCAGAACTACTAAAATTCATGTCGAAGACACTGGGAGTTAGAAAGTCTGATGTGGTATTAGGAAAG GGCTCAAAGTCTCGCTGTAAGACCCTGCTGATTCATGGGAAGGGTGTGGAGGAAGTTCTGACCCAAATAAGAACTCAGATGCAGAATGATCAGTGA